One part of the Nymphaea colorata isolate Beijing-Zhang1983 chromosome 8, ASM883128v2, whole genome shotgun sequence genome encodes these proteins:
- the LOC116259308 gene encoding UDP-glycosyltransferase 83A1-like isoform X3 gives MAIPHALVIPFYGQGHVAPLMELSHHLADHGVLVTFVYTEYVHRHVTAALPENFCSDYVGRIRLATIPDGLASDEDRQDLHKVFSAISNTMPSFLEELILKLREKDEPKITFVIADMVMGFVLDVAKKLNLPRAAFWPASSWTLTTVLNIPKLIDDGIIDQNANKAKHQPSSIWAQDWSCIDWLNQQPSSSVIYVSLGSTTVLSRHQLGELAHGLELTGRPFLWVSIPDLMDSSGGTVYPEGFMDRVAKRALIVGWAPQKEILSHPSVACFLTHCGWNSTMEAVSNGVPMLCWPYFADQFLNQTSIIELWRVGLKLAKDDNEIVGRDEIKEKLELVMNYKGMRERVANLKEKGKKATMKGGASARNFEGFADMMKKGNMSSLEH, from the exons ATGGCCATTCCACATGCACTAGTCATTCCCTTCTATGGGCAAGGCCATGTAGCACCTCTCATGGAGCTCTCACATCACCTAGCGGATCATGGTGTTCTTGTTACCTTCGTATACACGGAGTACGTCCACAGACATGTGACGGCAGCACTGCCGGAAAACTTTTGCAGTGACTATGTTGGAAGAATCCGGCTGGCGACCATACCCGACGGCTTAGCTAGTGATGAGGACCGCCAAGATTTACACAAGGTTTTTTCTGCCATATCAAACACCATGCCGAGTTTCCTGGAGGAGCTCATACTGAAGCTGCGCGAGAAGGATGAACCCAAGATTACTTTTGTAATTGCTGATATGGTTATGGGATTCGTTTTAGATGTTGCCAAGAAACTCAACCTTCCGAGAGCTGCCTTCTGGCCTGCTTCATCCTGGACACTAACCACAGTACTCAACATTCCAAAGCTAATTGATGATGGAATCATAGATCAGAATG CCAACAAAGCCAAGCACCAACCATCTTCAAtctgggcccaagattggagctgCATCGACTGGCTCAATCAGCAACCATCTTCCTCAGTCATCTATGTCTCACTGGGAAGCACCACGGTGCTTAGCCGGCACCAACTTGGCGAACTCGCCCATGGACTCGAGCTCACCGGCCGGCCATTCCTCTGGGTCTCTATACCTGACCTCATGGACAGTTCCGGTGGCACTGTGTATCCGGAAGGGTTCATGGATCGAGTTGCAAAGCGTGCACTTATTGTTGGATGGGCTCCACAAAAGGAAATACTCTCTCATCCCTCGGTTGCCTGTTTCTTGACTCACTGTGGCTGGAACTCGACCATGGAAGCAGTGAGCAATGGAGTCCCCATGTTGTGTTGGCCTTACTTTGCCGACCAGTTTCTTAACCAAACCAGCATAATTGAGCTGTGGAGGGTGGGCTTGAAGCTGGCAAAGGATGATAACGAGATTGTTGGGAGAGATGAAATCAAGGAGAAATTGGAGTTGGTGATGAATTATAaaggaatgagagagagggtTGCCAACctgaaagagaagggaaagaaggCTACCATGAAGGGTGGTGCTTCTGCTAGGAATTTTGAAGGGTTTGCAGACATGATGAAAAAGGGAAACATGAGCAGTTTGGAGCATTAA
- the LOC116259308 gene encoding UDP-glycosyltransferase 83A1-like isoform X1, which translates to MAIPHALVIPFYGQGHVAPLMELSHHLADHGVLVTFVYTEYVHRHVTAALPENFCSDYVGRIRLATIPDGLASDEDRQDLHKVFSAISNTMPSFLEELILKLREKDEPKITFVIADMVMGFVLDVAKKLNLPRAAFWPASSWTLTTVLNIPKLIDDGIIDQNGFQTGNKLVRFSEGLPAFKSSHLCWVPFGDAKQQRIFFKYLQSCGNSVRGLSHILCNTFEELESPFLHLINNVIPIGPLLAANKAKHQPSSIWAQDWSCIDWLNQQPSSSVIYVSLGSTTVLSRHQLGELAHGLELTGRPFLWVSIPDLMDSSGGTVYPEGFMDRVAKRALIVGWAPQKEILSHPSVACFLTHCGWNSTMEAVSNGVPMLCWPYFADQFLNQTSIIELWRVGLKLAKDDNEIVGRDEIKEKLELVMNYKGMRERVANLKEKGKKATMKGGASARNFEGFADMMKKGNMSSLEH; encoded by the exons ATGGCCATTCCACATGCACTAGTCATTCCCTTCTATGGGCAAGGCCATGTAGCACCTCTCATGGAGCTCTCACATCACCTAGCGGATCATGGTGTTCTTGTTACCTTCGTATACACGGAGTACGTCCACAGACATGTGACGGCAGCACTGCCGGAAAACTTTTGCAGTGACTATGTTGGAAGAATCCGGCTGGCGACCATACCCGACGGCTTAGCTAGTGATGAGGACCGCCAAGATTTACACAAGGTTTTTTCTGCCATATCAAACACCATGCCGAGTTTCCTGGAGGAGCTCATACTGAAGCTGCGCGAGAAGGATGAACCCAAGATTACTTTTGTAATTGCTGATATGGTTATGGGATTCGTTTTAGATGTTGCCAAGAAACTCAACCTTCCGAGAGCTGCCTTCTGGCCTGCTTCATCCTGGACACTAACCACAGTACTCAACATTCCAAAGCTAATTGATGATGGAATCATAGATCAGAATG GGTTTCAAACGGGTAACAAATTGGTTCGATTTTCTGAAGGATTGCCGGCTTTCAAGTCTTCTCATTTGTGCTGGGTGCCCTTTGGAGATGCCAAACAGCAACGCATATTCTTCAAATACCTTCAATCGTGTGGCAACTCCGTAAGAGGCCTAAGCCACATACTCTGCAACACATTTGAGGAGCTCGAGTCGCCATTTCTTCATCTCATCAACAATGTGATTCCAATCGGTCCTCTTCTCGCAGCCAACAAAGCCAAGCACCAACCATCTTCAAtctgggcccaagattggagctgCATCGACTGGCTCAATCAGCAACCATCTTCCTCAGTCATCTATGTCTCACTGGGAAGCACCACGGTGCTTAGCCGGCACCAACTTGGCGAACTCGCCCATGGACTCGAGCTCACCGGCCGGCCATTCCTCTGGGTCTCTATACCTGACCTCATGGACAGTTCCGGTGGCACTGTGTATCCGGAAGGGTTCATGGATCGAGTTGCAAAGCGTGCACTTATTGTTGGATGGGCTCCACAAAAGGAAATACTCTCTCATCCCTCGGTTGCCTGTTTCTTGACTCACTGTGGCTGGAACTCGACCATGGAAGCAGTGAGCAATGGAGTCCCCATGTTGTGTTGGCCTTACTTTGCCGACCAGTTTCTTAACCAAACCAGCATAATTGAGCTGTGGAGGGTGGGCTTGAAGCTGGCAAAGGATGATAACGAGATTGTTGGGAGAGATGAAATCAAGGAGAAATTGGAGTTGGTGATGAATTATAaaggaatgagagagagggtTGCCAACctgaaagagaagggaaagaaggCTACCATGAAGGGTGGTGCTTCTGCTAGGAATTTTGAAGGGTTTGCAGACATGATGAAAAAGGGAAACATGAGCAGTTTGGAGCATTAA
- the LOC116259210 gene encoding UDP-glycosyltransferase 83A1-like, with translation MAIPHALVIPFCAQGHVAPLMEFSHHLADHGVLVTFVYTEYTHRQVKAALPENFSSDYAGRIRLVTIPDGLSTDDDRKDACKLLSSSMNAIPSFMEELVLKINEKDEEKITFVIADGAMGFLFDVAEKLNLPRAAVWTASTWTLATLLNIPMLIEDGVIDENGFQTGDKMVQLSEGVPAFRSAHLLWLPFEDTKITEIFFKCVEKSGESMKGISHVLCNTFEELESPFLHLINNAIPIGPLLPANKAKHQPSSIWAEDGSCIDWLNQQPTCSVIYVSLGSTTVLSQHQLGELAIGVELTGRPFLWVSRPDIMGSFGGAAYPEGFMERVGRRALIVGWAPQKEVLSHPSVACFLTHCGWNSTMEAVSNGVPMLCWPYFGDQFLNQTAIVEVWKVGLELEKEDDGTVAKEEIREKLELVINDEGIRERLTHLEEKGKKATMKGGASARNFEGFVDMMKKGKMSSLEH, from the exons ATGGCTATTCCACACGCTCTGGTCATCCCTTTCTGTGCGCAAGGCCACGTAGCACCTCTCATGGAGTTCTCTCATCACCTAGCCGATCATGGTGTCCTTGTTACCTTCGTCTACACTGAGTACACACACAGACAAGTGAAGGCAGCACTGCCTGAAAACTTTAGCAGCGACTACGCCGGAAGAATCCGGCTGGTAACCATACCTGACGGCTTATCCACAGATGACGACCGCAAAGATGCCTGCAAACTCTTGTCTAGCTCAATGAACGCCATTCCGAGTTTCATGGAGGAGCTCGTACTGAAGATCAATGAGAAGGATGAAGAGAAGATTACGTTTGTAATTGCCGATGGGGCAATGGGTTTTCTGTTTGATGTTGCCGAGAAGCTCAACCTTCCGAGAGCTGCCGTCTGGACTGCCTCAACCTGGACACTGGCCACTCTCCTCAACATTCCAATGCTTATTGAAGATGGAGTCATCGATGAAAATG GTTTTCAAACAGGTGACAAGATGGTTCAGCTTTCCGAAGGAGTACCTGCCTTCCGGTCAGCTCACCTGTTATGGTTGCCCTTTGAAGACACCAAAATCACAGAGATTTTCTTCAAGTGCGTTGAGAAGTCCGGCGAGTCCATGAAAGGCATAAGTCACGTACTCTGCAACACATTTGAGGAGCTCGAGTCGCCATTTCTTCATCTCATCAACAATGCAATTCCAATCGGTCCTCTTCTTCCAGCCAACAAAGCCAAGCACCAACCATCTTCAATCTGGGCCGAGGATGGGAGTTGCATCGACTGGCTCAATCAGCAACCCACTTGCTCAGTCATCTACGTCTCACTGGGAAGCACCACGGTGCTTAGCCAGCACCAACTTGGCGAACTCGCCATCGGGGTTGAGCTCACCGGCCGGCCATTCCTCTGGGTCTCTAGACCTGACATCATGGGCAGTTTCGGTGGTGCTGCCTATCCGGAAGGGTTCATGGAACGGGTTGGAAGGCGTGCACTTATTGTTGGATGGGCCCCACAAAAGGAAGTACTCTCTCATCCCTCGGTTGCCTGTTTCTTGACCCACTGTGGCTGGAACTCGACCATGGAAGCAGTGAGCAATGGAGTCCCCATGTTGTGTTGGCCTTACTTTGGCGACCAGTTTCTTAACCAGACCGCCATAGTTGAGGTGTGGAAGGTGGGCTTGGAGTTGGAGAAGGAGGATGACGGGACTGttgcaaaagaagaaatcagGGAGAAGCTGGAGTTGGTGATAAACGATGAAGGAATAAGGGAGAGGTTGACCCACTTggaagagaagggaaagaaggCTACCATGAAGGGCGGTGCTTCTGCTAGGAATTTCGAAGGGTTTGTAGACATgatgaaaaaggggaaaatgagCAGTTTGGAGCATTAA
- the LOC116259308 gene encoding UDP-glycosyltransferase 83A1-like isoform X2 has protein sequence MAIPHALVIPFYGQGHVAPLMELSHHLADHGVLVTFVYTEYVHRHVTAALPENFCSDYVGRIRLATIPDGLASDEDRQDLHKVFSAISNTMPSFLEELILKLREKDEPKITFVIADMVMGFVLDVAKKLNLPRAAFWPASSWTLTTVLNIPKLIDDGIIDQNGLPAFKSSHLCWVPFGDAKQQRIFFKYLQSCGNSVRGLSHILCNTFEELESPFLHLINNVIPIGPLLAANKAKHQPSSIWAQDWSCIDWLNQQPSSSVIYVSLGSTTVLSRHQLGELAHGLELTGRPFLWVSIPDLMDSSGGTVYPEGFMDRVAKRALIVGWAPQKEILSHPSVACFLTHCGWNSTMEAVSNGVPMLCWPYFADQFLNQTSIIELWRVGLKLAKDDNEIVGRDEIKEKLELVMNYKGMRERVANLKEKGKKATMKGGASARNFEGFADMMKKGNMSSLEH, from the exons ATGGCCATTCCACATGCACTAGTCATTCCCTTCTATGGGCAAGGCCATGTAGCACCTCTCATGGAGCTCTCACATCACCTAGCGGATCATGGTGTTCTTGTTACCTTCGTATACACGGAGTACGTCCACAGACATGTGACGGCAGCACTGCCGGAAAACTTTTGCAGTGACTATGTTGGAAGAATCCGGCTGGCGACCATACCCGACGGCTTAGCTAGTGATGAGGACCGCCAAGATTTACACAAGGTTTTTTCTGCCATATCAAACACCATGCCGAGTTTCCTGGAGGAGCTCATACTGAAGCTGCGCGAGAAGGATGAACCCAAGATTACTTTTGTAATTGCTGATATGGTTATGGGATTCGTTTTAGATGTTGCCAAGAAACTCAACCTTCCGAGAGCTGCCTTCTGGCCTGCTTCATCCTGGACACTAACCACAGTACTCAACATTCCAAAGCTAATTGATGATGGAATCATAGATCAGAATG GATTGCCGGCTTTCAAGTCTTCTCATTTGTGCTGGGTGCCCTTTGGAGATGCCAAACAGCAACGCATATTCTTCAAATACCTTCAATCGTGTGGCAACTCCGTAAGAGGCCTAAGCCACATACTCTGCAACACATTTGAGGAGCTCGAGTCGCCATTTCTTCATCTCATCAACAATGTGATTCCAATCGGTCCTCTTCTCGCAGCCAACAAAGCCAAGCACCAACCATCTTCAAtctgggcccaagattggagctgCATCGACTGGCTCAATCAGCAACCATCTTCCTCAGTCATCTATGTCTCACTGGGAAGCACCACGGTGCTTAGCCGGCACCAACTTGGCGAACTCGCCCATGGACTCGAGCTCACCGGCCGGCCATTCCTCTGGGTCTCTATACCTGACCTCATGGACAGTTCCGGTGGCACTGTGTATCCGGAAGGGTTCATGGATCGAGTTGCAAAGCGTGCACTTATTGTTGGATGGGCTCCACAAAAGGAAATACTCTCTCATCCCTCGGTTGCCTGTTTCTTGACTCACTGTGGCTGGAACTCGACCATGGAAGCAGTGAGCAATGGAGTCCCCATGTTGTGTTGGCCTTACTTTGCCGACCAGTTTCTTAACCAAACCAGCATAATTGAGCTGTGGAGGGTGGGCTTGAAGCTGGCAAAGGATGATAACGAGATTGTTGGGAGAGATGAAATCAAGGAGAAATTGGAGTTGGTGATGAATTATAaaggaatgagagagagggtTGCCAACctgaaagagaagggaaagaaggCTACCATGAAGGGTGGTGCTTCTGCTAGGAATTTTGAAGGGTTTGCAGACATGATGAAAAAGGGAAACATGAGCAGTTTGGAGCATTAA